Proteins encoded by one window of Anopheles maculipalpis chromosome 2RL, idAnoMacuDA_375_x, whole genome shotgun sequence:
- the LOC126558802 gene encoding protein obstructor-E isoform X1 produces the protein MKYSIVFVVALFGAAVAQESFKCPDDFGFYPHHSSCDKYWKCDNNVAELKTCGNGLAFDATDSKYLTENCDYLHNVDCGDRTQLEPPISTPHCERLYGIFADAAKCDVFWNCWNGEASRYQCSPGLAYDREARVCMWADQVPECKNEEVANGFACPAAGEISNAGSFSRHAHPEDCRKYYICLEGVAREYGCPIGTVFKIGDADGTGNCEDPEDVPGCEDYYGDLDLKSIRKSELLAGLALQSGGAPASPKANVKSNRPAAKDSN, from the exons CCGTTGCTCAGGAGAGCTTTAAGTGTCCGGATGATTTCGGCTTCTACCCGCATCACAGCTCCTGCGACAAGTACTGGAAATGTGACAACAACGTGGCCGAACTGAAGACGTGCGGCAACGGTCTCGCGTTCGACGCGACAGACTCCAAATATCTGACGGAGAACTGCGACTACCTGCACAACGTTGACTGCGGTGACCGCACCCAGCTAG AACCTCCGATCTCCACCCCACACTGTGAGCGTCTGTATGGTATCTTTGCGGATGCCGCCAAGTGCGACGTGTTCTGGAACTGCTGGAACGGTGAAGCCTCGCGCTACCAGTGCTCGCCCGGACTCGCCTACGATCGTGAAGCCCGCGTCTGTATGTGGGCCGACCAGGTGCCAGAGTGCAAGAACGAAG AAGTAGCAAATGGATTCGCCTGCCCGGCTGCCGGTGAGATCTCCAATGCTGGATCCTTCTCGCGACATGCACACCCCGAGGACTGCCGCAAGTACTACATCTGTCTGGAGGGAGTTGCCCGCGAGTACGGTTGCCCGATTGGAACCGTCTTCAAGATCGGTGATGCTGACGGTACTGGCAACTGCGAAGATCCCGAGGACGTTCCCGGATG CGAAGATTACTACGGTGATTTGGACTTGAAAAGCATCCGCAAGAGCGAACTCCTTGCCGGTCTAGCCCTCCAGTCCGGTGGTGCGCCTGCCTCCCCCAAAGCTAACGTTAAGTCGAACCGTCCGGCTGCGAAGGACAGCAACTAA
- the LOC126558802 gene encoding protein obstructor-E isoform X2, whose protein sequence is MKYSIVFVVALFGAAVAQESFKCPDDFGFYPHHSSCDKYWKCDNNVAELKTCGNGLAFDATDSKYLTENCDYLHNVDCGDRTQLEPPISTPHCERLYGIFADAAKCDVFWNCWNGEASRYQCSPGLAYDREARVCMWADQVPECKNEEVANGFACPAAGEISNAGSFSRHAHPEDCRKYYICLEGVAREYGCPIGTVFKIGDADGTGNCEDPEDVPGCEDYYGDQDIKALQKKGY, encoded by the exons CCGTTGCTCAGGAGAGCTTTAAGTGTCCGGATGATTTCGGCTTCTACCCGCATCACAGCTCCTGCGACAAGTACTGGAAATGTGACAACAACGTGGCCGAACTGAAGACGTGCGGCAACGGTCTCGCGTTCGACGCGACAGACTCCAAATATCTGACGGAGAACTGCGACTACCTGCACAACGTTGACTGCGGTGACCGCACCCAGCTAG AACCTCCGATCTCCACCCCACACTGTGAGCGTCTGTATGGTATCTTTGCGGATGCCGCCAAGTGCGACGTGTTCTGGAACTGCTGGAACGGTGAAGCCTCGCGCTACCAGTGCTCGCCCGGACTCGCCTACGATCGTGAAGCCCGCGTCTGTATGTGGGCCGACCAGGTGCCAGAGTGCAAGAACGAAG AAGTAGCAAATGGATTCGCCTGCCCGGCTGCCGGTGAGATCTCCAATGCTGGATCCTTCTCGCGACATGCACACCCCGAGGACTGCCGCAAGTACTACATCTGTCTGGAGGGAGTTGCCCGCGAGTACGGTTGCCCGATTGGAACCGTCTTCAAGATCGGTGATGCTGACGGTACTGGCAACTGCGAAGATCCCGAGGACGTTCCCGGATG CGAGGACTACTACGGCGATCAGGACATCAAGGCCCTTCAGAAGAAAGGATATTAA